Proteins encoded within one genomic window of Spiribacter curvatus:
- the glcF gene encoding glycolate oxidase subunit GlcF: protein MQTNLADFIKETAAGQEADDILRKCTHCGFCLAHCPTYRLLGDELDSPRGRIYQIKQVLEGEPATESIQLHLDRCLTCRACETTCPSGVEYGRLADLGREIVETQVPRTAPQGGLRWALRTVLPRPRLFGALLSLGRLSRPLVPTMLRKKIRPRRAPPAWPRTNQHERFVLMLEGCVQPALEPPLNPQTARLLDELGIGVKRTQDAGCCGAIDQHLGAPDKARARIQHNIDAWWPLVEAGAEAIVVNASGCGAQVKDYAHLLADDPTYAHKAQRISELAVDPIELLERYAERLAPAADAPRRIAFQTPCTLQHAQQLGGRVDALLTTIGFELTPVPDSHICCGSAGTYSVLQPALAEQLREQKLDNLATGSPEMIATANIGCLAHLDEAASVPVRHWLELIQAA from the coding sequence ATGCAAACCAATCTCGCTGACTTCATAAAAGAGACCGCCGCGGGCCAGGAAGCTGATGACATTCTGCGCAAATGTACGCACTGCGGATTTTGTCTCGCTCATTGTCCGACCTATCGCCTCCTCGGTGACGAGCTGGATAGCCCCCGGGGGCGGATTTACCAAATCAAGCAAGTCCTTGAGGGTGAGCCCGCGACTGAGAGCATTCAGCTGCACCTGGACCGCTGCCTGACCTGTCGGGCGTGCGAAACCACCTGCCCATCTGGGGTCGAATACGGTCGTCTCGCCGATCTGGGCCGGGAGATTGTCGAAACGCAGGTGCCACGAACCGCCCCTCAGGGAGGCTTACGCTGGGCACTGCGCACCGTCCTGCCGCGGCCCCGGTTATTCGGCGCTCTACTCAGCCTCGGTCGGCTCAGCCGGCCACTGGTCCCGACGATGCTGCGCAAAAAAATTCGCCCCCGACGCGCTCCACCCGCGTGGCCACGGACAAACCAGCATGAGCGCTTTGTGCTCATGCTCGAAGGCTGTGTGCAGCCTGCTCTGGAACCGCCTTTGAACCCACAGACTGCGCGTCTGCTCGATGAGCTCGGGATCGGCGTGAAGCGCACCCAAGACGCGGGTTGCTGTGGCGCGATTGATCAGCACTTGGGGGCTCCCGATAAAGCCAGGGCCCGTATTCAACACAATATTGATGCATGGTGGCCGTTGGTTGAAGCTGGCGCCGAAGCCATCGTTGTCAATGCCAGTGGCTGCGGTGCGCAGGTGAAAGACTATGCGCACCTTCTGGCAGACGATCCGACCTATGCCCATAAAGCGCAGCGTATCAGTGAGCTCGCTGTCGACCCCATCGAGTTACTCGAGCGCTACGCCGAGCGTCTGGCACCGGCGGCCGATGCGCCGCGGCGGATCGCCTTTCAAACGCCGTGCACCCTACAGCATGCCCAGCAGCTTGGGGGCCGCGTTGACGCACTTTTAACCACAATTGGTTTTGAGCTTACGCCTGTGCCTGACTCCCATATCTGCTGTGGCTCGGCCGGCACCTACTCGGTCCTTCAGCCTGCCCTTGCTGAGCAGTTGCGTGAACAAAAACTCGATAACCTAGCGACCGGTTCACCGGAGATGATTGCCACGGCCAACATTGGCTGCCTGGCTCATCTTGATGAGGCTGCCAGCGTGCCGGTCAGACACTGGTTGGAGCTGATACAGGCAGCATAG